From the Cardiocondyla obscurior isolate alpha-2009 linkage group LG08, Cobs3.1, whole genome shotgun sequence genome, the window TTACTGTAcagtttttctctttttttttttttcgtcaagaATTATTTCCATAAAGTGCGTACACGACGGCACAACAATGATGAGTtctttaaataacaaataaatccTCGAAAAGTTCCTGTCACATAGGATATTTTAACAGAGAACATGCTTATACGGGTACGCAAGTGAAgtttgtcgttttttttttcatttgtaATTTCAACTTTCAATATcttattcattaattacaaAGAAATTCAACAATGTGAGTTATATGCTACATGAGACAGTAGGccatgaaataattataaacaagCTAAAGGCTTGGACAGGGTTGGGACGGTCCGTACAATGACATGTTGTAGTTTCCATCTTTTGTTCATTGTCGCGCCGTCGCGCCCTACCGAACCATGAAAAATTGGAGCTTCTCTAATGATTTCATGGCATTCCGCGCAACCAGAGACAGCCGCCGTCTCTAGAATTAGAGGACGCTGCCTCGGCAGTGACGCACTAAAAACTATATcagcaatattttatacggATATTGTGGATTAGAAGGCGAATAAGAGCAGGAACGCCATCATAAGACAAAATAGACCCATAGCCTCGGACAAGGCAAAGCCCAAGATGGCATATGAGAATAGTTGTTGCTTCAGGGAAGGATTCCTGGCGTAGCCAATGATTAATGAACCAAATACAGATCCAATTCCAGCACCtgaaataattcattaattaaggAACAAGTGTTACGTAATAAAacggataattttattaaaaatatcaatactTGTGTCAAACATATTGTACGTTCAAAAATTCTTGATgaggtattttttaaataattttaatatttattaaaaggtgcattacataattatgtatatacatctataaatattatttaaacttgaAGCTTACTTCGAGTTTGCATCTATATACGTTACTTAAGTTAAGAATTACGTGCAAAAAATAGGATTATATGCTGGTAGTTTTACTTCCATGAAAAGGGATGTGACTGATGGAATCGGGTTTAAAGGGCAAATAATATGAGGAACGCTATCATGAGACAAAAGAGACCCATTGCTTCAGATAGCGCAAATCCAAGGATAGCATAGTTGAAAATTTGCTGTTTCAGGGAAGGATTTCGTGCATAGCCAAGTATTAGGGACCCAAAAATCAAACCAATTCCAACTCCTATAatacacatttaattatttacgaaaatttctttttgtaaaaaatttataagaatcttagaattaaattcttttctttttttttacttacataatatttagaacaatataatattataaaaaaatcaattgttTTAGACATTGTATAGACaatgaaaattataacattaacagaaacaattttaatcgtgctgtattaaaaaaatgtgcaattttgagatttatttttaattttcacaaccgaaattttttttacgaattttatacatttttctcaaattatcattaaagacattaaacataaaatacaaaaagcaAGAACTAGTAAacctaaaattatttatattacatttgaTAAAGATCGGAAAAGATTCttatattttcaattcaaATGTCTTATTGACTTATTATACCATaaactgttattaaaatatatttttatatatcactAACGTGTTATTTggttttttaaatactgttattacaaaatattctttttaataattaatataatatttttgcaaatacatACCAGATCCCGCTACTCCTACGGTAGCAGCTCCAGCACCAATGAACTTTGCAGCCGAGTCAATGTCACGACTGACTGTGGAAGTTTGGAAGCTACGCACAATAGGTGACTGCacaaagtttaataattaagtattacCAGTATTTTCACTTGTTATATGCAAAATATCTCACAacttgtatatttaataacatattttgaCCAAACACTAAAGCAAGTATACAAAAATGTTTCgactataatattttttaaacgagaaGCATTTGTTGTAAACTAAAGTCTGTGCAGACAATATCATGCAATAATAAAGATATgagtaaaattattcatatcttatgagttaataatttatttatttcgaatgtaattattttttataataatcgaGTATAATGACCAATAATTTCCACATTATCGTTTAtacattattcattatttaaatattataagacaaaaaaattacattattaaaatataatttataatgaataaacagtagattattttatttacctactaaatatttttcatttaaaaagtattactACCTTGACACTttcctattaaaatttttgtttaattaaaaaaaaattttttattaaaaaaaaatgtcaattaaataaaacaacatTTAACAGACTATCAGTCAATTTCCCAAAGAATCTAAAAATACATACAGACACACACATACGCGTAGCTATGTGAAATATCTGTAATAATTCATGACTGACAAAGTATTCAAATTTcactgaattttattaaacacaaatcaatatttaattttaatacctaATTGCAGcgttaacgtttaattttaacagaGAATTGTTGCACAGCTTCAATGATGAACTTTGCTCACCAAGGCCAGcgagtaatttatatattctgctttattaattatacaaattttcagcttaacaatattaaattgcaagaCCTCAAAATCTTCATCTCGCACAACAACGTTCGTTCACTTATGTAACCTTAATCTCGAAAAGTTATGCAATGtacgggggaggaaaaaagtcACTCACCAAGTTTGGTGCCTGAATTTGATTCTGCTGTAAGTACTGGCTTTGGTTGATCACGGCACTGCTCAGCGGCCGCAGGTAGGTCCTGGTGCCGGATACCAGCTACATCGAGGCAAAAAGGTCGCAcgggtgagagagaaaaaaaaaaaatgtgcacgAACACAGCTGGGtcattatataatatacgtgCATGTAGAAATTTTCGTCACAATTTTCTACCGCTCGTGACTGAgttctctttctgtttctaCTCACGGTGGACTTAGCGACTGGCGCAAGGAATCGGCTGCACGCGTACATGATGACGTTCGGTGTGATGCGGTCTCTCACAGGACGCTACGTAAAGTGTCTGGAAAACGGAAATTCGCACACGGTCACAGAAACCAGCAGCGAGACTTCGTCCACCACCGTAAAGCTAACTGCTAACGAGAGAGCCGCACGCATCAATTCGTTTCGGTATAGATTAGCTAGACGAGCGCGCCATCTAGGCCGCGAACCTTTCTAGGAGTTCAAATATAAAGGCTTGAGGACCCTCCCACATTGGGCGCACCACTGTCACACTCGCACGGCCATCTAATCTAAACGATCTATGGATGACACGTTTATCTACAccgatttattgaaaaaaaaaaaaaaaagaaatcttctGCCTCATTACGCAAATTAGACAAAATTATGACAACCGGACGCAAATAGCTGGTCACATAACCCTCACTCGTTGCTGGAAACTCTACATGAACCAAAGTTTTAGTTAATTCAATCGGAAGTTCAataatcgaaaatttaattaaaattatttcacacgaaataaaagattaaattaattgaatttcggTAAAAGCAGCTCTTTATCATCGGTTAATGACTGCAAATATACGTGCGATCGTACATAAATTCGCTGCTAAACGTCGAATATTACGTAACATCTCGGTGCGGACGTAACGATGAACGAATACATTCCTACGCTAACGTAGCTCTAAAGCTAATCTCCGATCAATCTCGCGCTAAGTTAAGGCGGGTAAGATAATGTTAACGCTCGAGATATCTTGGCGACAAATGCCGGGCGGCGAACTCTTGCATGCTACTGTAAAAAATggcctctctcgctctctttctcgagAACAATCGACTCTAAAAAGACGACCGTATGAATACACGACGGGGTCGTTAATCTTTGACAAATATTAGAACGTGCACGAGACGCAgaccttcctttttttccagTAACTGCTGTACGAAGCGTACAGCAGAATATTAGGACAGAATACTAGGACGGAGTGCCGCGGGTCGTAAGATTGATCTTTTTTCACTTACTTGGCGGATACCAAAGTGGGTGGTGGCACTTTTCGAAAGCGCAGGTGGATCTGATCCTTGGAATGTCAAGTCGAGGACGAGCAGAGGCGAATGTACGCAAGACAGCCGCGAAAGATCTACTCGTTTCGACTGTGAATACCGCGAAGGGACGAACTTCACCGTACTATCGATGGAAAGACTTCCGTACGATGCCGCTGAGTGTTACCACGCGCCCCGATCGTATTTATCGACCAACCGAATTTAGCCGAGCGACCTCTCGTCTGTTACAAACCAGTGCGCGCTCTAAAGGCCGTATTACGCGCGCTGAACGTCGGGCTTACGATCGATCATTTTAATTGCGGAAAGTGGATAAACTGTTGAAATCTTTGAGATAAGAACgatagtttttatttctttcttttttataactttagaATGTACGCGGAAAGAAAGCGGAAAAAGTATTGTCGAATTTACGAGCTGTTCTTGAATTCTTTTCGAGAAGCGACCATCGATGTCCAATGAGAGCTCTGCTTTTTTAGATGTTACATCAGTCGCGAGGGGAAAACGGAGTTCTTATTGGGGCTCGTCACTCGTCGCATTCGGAGCATTGACGTTTACGTAGCGCGGATTGAAATGTGGAGTCTCCGGTGGGAGTTCGCCGACTGTGGACTGTGGTCTGTCACGAATGTTATGACGGCAAGCGATATAAATACGGTGTCGACGGACTTTACAGGTTGAAAACAACTTGCAAAGATCAGTATTGTCACTACTGATCGAGCACCAAAAATGCTTGGAGACGGAAAAGcgaattaattgtatttgtcGTGGCCAAGAGTCGCGAGAAGAATTATAAGAATAAGATATATCACGTAAAATAGTagggttttattttaaaatcttgctCAACAATTAAGATGTGGAAGCAATCCAAACTGTTGTACAGCAGATGCACAGTGCAAGGCAGAAGGGTTCTGTCTCGCAGCTTTAAAACGGGAGAAGCGACAGCGAAAGAGGCCAAAGCGGCATCCGAGGATTTGGAAAATGCACTTCCGAAGGAAGCACGAGTTGTTATATGCGGTGGCGGAGTTATGGGAGGTGCAGTGGCATACCACTTGTCACTCATGGGATTGGGGTCAGAGACTATTTTAGTAGAAAGTGGCAggtacaaaatctttttttttatattttattctataatgcctttaaaaatatacctaCATGCATTGTTAGCTTATTAATAGGTTTACATTCTCAATTTGTTATGATactaagatattttttaatctgctaTCAGATTAGGAGGAGGAACAACATGGCATGCATCAGGATTAGTAGGAGCTTTCAAGCCTAGTCTAACACAAGTAAAACTTGCTCAAGATAGTATTGCCTTGTACAAGgaattggagaaaaaaaaccttCCAACAGGATGGAAGCAGTGTGGCAGTCTTTCATTAGCACGAACAAGAGACAGAATGACATCATTTAGACGAATGAAGGCACAATCTGTGTAAGAATTTAGCATATATGACAATACTGTCACTAATGCTTGTGGTTTAATGTTGTTAATATCTCAGATCACGCGATATTGAATGCCACCTGGTTTCACCAGAAGAAATTCGAGATCTCTGCCCATTGTTACATGTTGAGGATTTAATTGGAGGATTGTGGATACCAGATGATGGTGTTGGTGATCCATATCAGATATGTTTGACATTGATTCAAGAGGCACAACAAAGAGGTATTGTAATTAGAAAGTTTGGATAATTGAAGAAGCTTGATTATAgataatctttaaattaaatttgtttatacatgttttttttttttttttttttaatatttaggtGTCACAGTATTTGAGAATTGTGCAGTTACAAAAGTTATCAATCAAAACGGTCAAGTAGAAGCCGTAGAAACAACCCATGGTACTGTCAGATGcgaacattttataaattgcgcTGGATTTTGGGCGCGGAACGTGGGTAAACTCAGTGAGCCCTACGTCAAAGTAAATATAGCAATACTTGAATTATTTagcacaaaaattttttttacataaattaatatctcgttGGTTATCTAGGTACCGCTCCATCCAGTGGAACACTATTATTTACACACTAAACCTATTGCCAATTTAGATCCAATGACACCAGTTATACGCGATTTGGACggatacatttattttcgagaGAACGAAGGGCGATTATTAGCCGGTGGTTTTGAACCGGTTGCAAAAGCAGCTTTCGAAGACGGAATTATTCCTGGTTagatataaataagaaattttctagagaataaattatagcaaaataattaattttacttattaatttacttacttGATCGAATAAATTAGTTTACGAATTATTTAGACTAATAATTGCGGTTTGtgacttttacatttttattttcagaaagcACGGATAAACGATTTTTGCCAGAAGATTGGGATCACTTTCACATTTTACTCGAACAGATGTTGCACAGAATTCCAAGCTTAGGAAACGCAATTCTGGAGAGACTCTGCAACGGTCCTGAAGCATTCTCTCCAGATTGCAAATGGATTGTAGGAGAGGCACCggaaatacgtaattattatgtGGCCGCCGGAATGAAAACGGTTAGTTAATTAACTGATTAAGTTTGATCGTATCGATCCCCCGAAATTCTTCGATATAAATGATGGTATTCTAAAGGTCGGAATATCCGCCGCTGGCGGAGTCGGTCGCGCAACGGCGGAATTGATTGTTAACGGCTCGACTTCGTTAGATATGTACGAGTTAGATGTCTCGCGTTTTCTCGGGCTGCATAACAATCGCAAGTTCCTACGTGATCGGGTGCGTGAGGTGCCTGGAATGCACTACGCCTTGCAGTATCCACATCTTGAATTCAAAACGGGAAGGAACCTAAGAATGTCGCCGATTTATCCAAAGCTTAGAGACGCAGGCGCCGTTTTTGGTCAAGTCATGGGCTACGAAAGACCATCCTGGTTTCAACCAGATGATGATTGCggtaatttacatatattatgttaaaattCAGGATTTACTTctcgtattataaatattttttttttttttttattttatactttattgtTAGTAGACTTGGAATTTCCTGATGGTTTCCAGAGATACAAAATAGCTTATACGAATACTTTTGGTAAGCCACCTTGGTTTGAAGCAGTCGGCCAAGAATACGCCGCTTGCAGAGAAGCGATCGGTTTAAGTGATTATTCTTCCTTTACTAAAATCGATTTATGGGTAATTATCGAAAGACTCACtctttctgtcaatatctttttttttaagtatgcaataaaagatattaac encodes:
- the Atpsync gene encoding ATP synthase lipid-binding protein, mitochondrial, translating into MYACSRFLAPVAKSTLVSGTRTYLRPLSSAVINQSQYLQQNQIQAPNLSPIVRSFQTSTVSRDIDSAAKFIGAGAATVGVAGSGAGIGSVFGSLIIGYARNPSLKQQLFSYAILGFALSEAMGLFCLMMAFLLLFAF
- the LOC139105082 gene encoding pyruvate dehydrogenase phosphatase regulatory subunit, mitochondrial, with the protein product MWKQSKLLYSRCTVQGRRVLSRSFKTGEATAKEAKAASEDLENALPKEARVVICGGGVMGGAVAYHLSLMGLGSETILVESGRLGGGTTWHASGLVGAFKPSLTQVKLAQDSIALYKELEKKNLPTGWKQCGSLSLARTRDRMTSFRRMKAQSVSRDIECHLVSPEEIRDLCPLLHVEDLIGGLWIPDDGVGDPYQICLTLIQEAQQRGVTVFENCAVTKVINQNGQVEAVETTHGTVRCEHFINCAGFWARNVGKLSEPYVKVPLHPVEHYYLHTKPIANLDPMTPVIRDLDGYIYFRENEGRLLAGGFEPVAKAAFEDGIIPESTDKRFLPEDWDHFHILLEQMLHRIPSLGNAILERLCNGPEAFSPDCKWIVGEAPEIRNYYVAAGMKTVGISAAGGVGRATAELIVNGSTSLDMYELDVSRFLGLHNNRKFLRDRVREVPGMHYALQYPHLEFKTGRNLRMSPIYPKLRDAGAVFGQVMGYERPSWFQPDDDCDLEFPDGFQRYKIAYTNTFGKPPWFEAVGQEYAACREAIGLSDYSSFTKIDLWSNDTEVVDLLQYLCSNDVDVPVGSIIHTGMQNDRGGYENDCSLARIASNYYMMIAPTIQQTRCKNWIHRHLPADGSVAVSDVTSAYTAICIMGPATRQLLTELTDIDLNPKNFPFFTFKELDVGLANGIRTMNLTHTGELGYVLYIPNEFALHVYTRLIEAGAKYGVKHAGYYATRALRVEKFYAFWGQDLDTFTTPLECGRSWRVKFDKEVDFIGRDALLRQREQGVKRKYVQLLLNDHDLEFDTWCWGGEPIYRNGKYCGMTTTTGYGFTFKKQVCLGFVQNFDSKDQPQEVTNEYILSGDYEVNVAGIMYPAKCHLHSPNLPTKFPDKERDAYHATRDQHSL